One genomic region from Juglans regia cultivar Chandler unplaced genomic scaffold, Walnut 2.0 Scaffold_678, whole genome shotgun sequence encodes:
- the LOC118346099 gene encoding GDSL esterase/lipase At3g27950-like — protein MDSMRLYGVLRLVVLAFLVLPAVVLGGSSTRRCKFPAVFNFGDSNSDTGGRSAALSEVNQPNGETFFGHPSGRNCDGRLILDFIAEELKSPYLSPYLDSIGTDFRHGANFATGGSSVRPGGYSPFHLGIQISQFMRFKSQTEALYNNQLDPSRKMPPVKSSLPRPKDFSKALYIFDIGQNDLYYGFQYTTLEQVRLSIPDILSQLSQAVHQLYKEGARIFWVHNTGPIGCLPTRVINDRSKPGNLDQNGCVKPNNEIAQEFNGQLKDMVFKLRAQLPDVALTHVDMYSAKYALISNAKNEGFVDPFEFCCGTYYIDCGKKEIVYGTVYGNLCQNPSRHVSWDGIHYSESANLWVANRILNGSFSDPPVSIREACYHPKNL, from the exons ATGGATTCGATGAGGCTATATGGTGTGTTGCGGCTCGtggttttggctttcttggtGCTTCCAGCGGTGGTGTTGGGCGGCAGCAGTACACGGAGATGCAAGTTTCCAGCAGTATTCAACTTTGGAGACTCAAACTCGGACACCGGAGGAAGATCTGCCGCATTGTCAGAGGTTAATCAACCCAATGGAGAAACCTTCTTTGGACATCCTTCGGGAAGGAATTGTGATGGCCGTCTCATCTTAGATTTTATAG CCGAGGAGCTGAAATCACCATACCTGAGTCCATACTTGGACTCGATCGGGACGGATTTCAGGCATGGTGCAAATTTTGCAACAGGAGGTTCATCCGTTCGTCCAGGAGGGTATAGTCCATTCCATCTCGGGATTCAGATTTCCCAGTTCATGCGTTTCAAATCTCAAACAGAAGCTCTGTATAACAATCAACTTGACCCTAGCA GAAAGATGCCACCAGTCAAAAGCAGCCTCCCAAGGCCTAAGGACTTCTCAAAAGCTCTTTACATATTTGATATTGGACAGAACGATCTGTACTATGGTTTTCAATACACAACATTAGAACAAGTTCGACTTTCCATCCCTGATATCTTAAGCCAGTTATCCCAAGCAGTGCAT CAATTGTACAAGGAAGGTGCAAGAATATTTTGGGTACATAATACAGGCCCAATCGGTTGCTTGCCAACAAGGGTTATAAATGACCGATCTAAGCCTGGTAATCTGGATCAGAATGGGTGCGTGAAGCCTAATAATGAGATAGCTCAGGAGTTCAACGGGCAGCTCAAGGACATGGTGTTTAAACTGAGGGCACAGCTCCCTGATGTAGCATTGACACATGTCGACATGTATTCCGCTAAATATGCACTAATCAGCAATGCAAAGAATGAAg GTTTTGTCGATCCATTTGAGTTCTGTTGTGGGACTTACTATATTGATTGTGGGAAGAAAGAAATAGTTTATGGAACGGTTTATGGTAATCTATGTCAGAATCCATCAAGGCACGTTAGCTGGGATGGCATACACTACTCTGAGTCAGCCAACCTATGGGTTGCAAACCGAATTCTCAATGGCTCCTTCTCTGACCCACCAGTTTCAATTCGGGAGGCTTGTTATCATCCCAAGAATTTGTAA